Proteins found in one Candidatus Nitrosopelagicus brevis genomic segment:
- the cobA gene encoding uroporphyrinogen-III C-methyltransferase, which produces MTGKVYLVGAGPGDPKLITLRAIELLKEADVVLYDRLVSKKIISMIPKRTKAIYVGRAVGDDTRHQDGTNELMVKYAKLNKKVVRLKGGDPIIFGRGGEEAEFLKSFKVKYEIVPGITSGIGSATYAGIPLTHRKYASSAVFVTGHEDPEKNEEIVKWKKLAKSVDTIVIMMGLSRIGIISKQLIAGGMKKSTPVAVIQNGTTPKQKMIVGTLTSIAGKIKKEKMAPPANIIIGEVVKLHKTIGWKK; this is translated from the coding sequence ATGACTGGAAAAGTATACTTAGTTGGAGCAGGACCTGGAGATCCAAAATTAATCACATTACGTGCAATTGAATTATTGAAAGAAGCTGATGTGGTGCTATATGATAGATTGGTCAGCAAAAAAATAATTTCTATGATTCCAAAGCGTACAAAAGCTATCTATGTTGGCCGTGCTGTTGGTGATGATACAAGACATCAAGATGGAACAAATGAATTAATGGTCAAATATGCAAAATTAAACAAAAAAGTTGTTCGACTAAAAGGTGGTGATCCAATTATTTTTGGACGAGGCGGAGAAGAAGCTGAATTTCTTAAATCTTTCAAAGTAAAGTATGAAATTGTTCCTGGAATAACTTCTGGAATTGGTTCTGCAACATATGCTGGAATTCCGTTAACACATAGAAAATATGCTTCTTCTGCTGTATTTGTGACTGGTCATGAAGATCCAGAAAAGAATGAAGAAATTGTCAAATGGAAAAAACTTGCAAAATCAGTTGATACCATTGTAATAATGATGGGACTCTCAAGAATTGGAATAATATCAAAACAACTCATTGCTGGCGGAATGAAAAAATCAACTCCTGTTGCGGTAATTCAAAATGGAACAACTCCAAAACAAAAAATGATTGTTGGCACTTTAACTAGTATTGCTGGTAAAATTAAAAAAGAAAAAATGGCTCCTCCTGCAAATATAATTATAGGTGAGGTTGTTAAACTGCATAAAACTATTGGATGGAAAAAATGA
- a CDS encoding uroporphyrinogen-III synthase: MSQEKTIAITRSKDDSEEFIQLITKHNATPITLPTIELVSKGEKIVDDFLTSVKTENPDYSVFMSSKAVKLLIESSKKISKFEELRLAITNTIVIAVGPKTKEALENENIRVSHMPTRYSSVGVGEVFTKLNAVGKKVIVPRSGASTPFLKELLEKIGLEIIELYLYDVCAFRDTTQWNEFRSLFSKNSVDGIIFTSASSVRAFFEIMTKDFEHSQLLENLQKTKVIAIGPFTADELKKFDVQNIIADVHTVAGSVDVMVNELSLA; encoded by the coding sequence ATGAGCCAAGAAAAAACTATTGCTATAACACGTTCAAAAGATGATTCTGAAGAGTTTATACAATTAATCACTAAACATAATGCAACTCCTATAACACTTCCAACTATTGAACTTGTTAGTAAAGGTGAAAAAATAGTTGATGATTTTTTAACATCTGTTAAAACTGAGAATCCTGACTATTCTGTATTCATGAGTTCTAAGGCTGTCAAACTATTAATCGAAAGTTCTAAAAAAATCTCAAAATTTGAAGAATTGAGATTGGCAATTACTAATACTATTGTTATTGCAGTTGGTCCTAAAACCAAAGAAGCATTAGAAAATGAAAACATTAGAGTCTCACACATGCCAACTAGATATTCCTCTGTTGGAGTTGGTGAAGTATTTACAAAATTGAACGCTGTTGGAAAAAAGGTAATTGTGCCTAGAAGCGGTGCATCCACTCCATTCTTAAAGGAACTTCTTGAAAAAATTGGACTTGAAATAATTGAATTATATCTTTATGATGTTTGTGCATTTCGAGATACCACACAATGGAATGAATTTCGTTCATTATTTTCAAAAAATTCTGTTGATGGAATAATTTTTACAAGTGCATCATCTGTTAGAGCGTTTTTTGAAATAATGACAAAAGACTTTGAACATTCTCAACTTTTAGAAAATCTACAAAAAACCAAAGTAATTGCTATAGGTCCATTTACCGCCGATGAACTCAAAAAATTTGACGTTCAAAACATTATTGCTGATGTCCACACTGTGGCTGGTTCAGTTGATGTAATGGTAAATGAACTCTCATTAGCTTAA
- the sufB gene encoding Fe-S cluster assembly protein SufB has product MATENFDMDYSKYDFKDSTEMYVHLSKKGLSKDTVIGISKMKDEPQWMLDFRLRSYEAFMKRPMPNWGADLSHIDFQNIYYYAKASEKTEKNWDDVPEDVKNTFDKLGIPEAEKKFLAGVGAQYESEVVYHNLREDLAKQGVLFLDTDSALKEHPEIFKKYFGKMIPPEDNKFAALNSAVWSGGSFIYIPPGVKVDMPLQAYFRINAENIGQFERTLIIADEGSEVHYIEGCTAPVYSSESLHSAVVELVAHKDAKLRYTTIQNWSNDVYNLVTKRAYAYEGASVEWIDGNIGSKITMKYPGIYLMGQKAYGETLSIAFAGKGQHQDTGAKMVHLAPNTTSKVTSKSVSRSTGRSTYRGLLNVAKGATNVKSTVRCDALLLDETSKTDTYPYMEINQEDATITHEATVGKIGDDQIFYLMTRGFSEEEALTLIVNGFMEPFTKELPMEYAVELNRLIKLEMDNSVG; this is encoded by the coding sequence ATGGCAACTGAAAATTTTGACATGGATTATTCCAAGTATGATTTCAAAGACTCTACTGAAATGTATGTCCATTTGAGTAAAAAAGGTCTTTCAAAAGACACCGTAATTGGAATAAGCAAAATGAAAGATGAGCCACAATGGATGCTTGATTTTAGATTAAGATCATATGAGGCATTTATGAAAAGACCAATGCCAAATTGGGGTGCAGATCTTAGCCATATTGATTTTCAAAATATTTACTATTACGCAAAAGCTTCTGAGAAGACTGAAAAAAACTGGGATGATGTTCCAGAAGATGTCAAAAATACATTTGATAAACTAGGTATTCCTGAAGCAGAAAAAAAATTCCTTGCAGGAGTTGGTGCACAATACGAATCAGAAGTAGTTTACCATAATCTCAGAGAAGATTTAGCAAAACAAGGTGTCTTATTTTTAGATACTGACAGTGCTCTAAAGGAACATCCAGAAATATTCAAAAAATACTTTGGAAAAATGATTCCTCCTGAAGATAATAAATTTGCAGCATTAAACAGTGCAGTATGGAGTGGAGGTTCATTCATCTACATTCCTCCTGGAGTTAAAGTTGACATGCCATTACAAGCATACTTTAGAATTAACGCAGAAAACATTGGTCAATTTGAAAGAACTCTTATCATTGCAGATGAGGGTTCTGAAGTTCATTATATTGAAGGTTGTACTGCCCCAGTCTATTCATCAGAGTCATTACACTCTGCTGTAGTAGAACTTGTTGCACACAAAGATGCAAAATTAAGATATACCACAATTCAAAACTGGAGTAACGATGTATACAATCTTGTCACTAAACGTGCTTATGCATATGAAGGAGCATCAGTTGAATGGATTGATGGTAACATTGGAAGTAAAATTACAATGAAATATCCTGGAATCTATTTGATGGGTCAAAAAGCCTATGGTGAGACTTTGTCTATTGCTTTTGCAGGAAAAGGTCAACACCAAGATACGGGTGCAAAGATGGTTCATCTTGCACCTAATACAACATCTAAAGTTACTTCAAAATCTGTTAGTCGTTCTACTGGTCGTTCAACTTACAGAGGATTACTAAATGTTGCAAAAGGTGCAACTAATGTGAAATCTACTGTTAGATGTGATGCATTACTTCTAGACGAAACATCAAAAACTGATACTTATCCATACATGGAAATTAACCAAGAAGATGCAACTATAACTCATGAAGCAACAGTTGGAAAAATTGGTGATGATCAGATTTTCTACTTGATGACTCGTGGATTTTCTGAAGAAGAAGCATTAACTCTAATTGTTAATGGTTTCATGGAACCATTCACAAAAGAACTCCCAATGGAATATGCAGTAGAATTAAACCGACTCATCAAATTAGAGATGGATAATTCAGTCGGTTAG
- the sufD gene encoding Fe-S cluster assembly protein SufD yields MEQTLSSIQSSLVEEISSSKNEPQWLKEYRKNSLSIYNELPAEVSPLYGKYTDAKRMDPEMVSLSINSNSKLPDFLSKRVEEVKKENGLIQVGTNIISTNLSDELKSKGVVISSIDDALQQHQELIEKTIKSSNSNEDKYTALNNAAFNSGLFVYIPKNQIIDEPIHLFSCLSDDGLSTISRNIIIVEDNAKANLVQELYSPQNGKQQAYLELLNTSIGANSSLDVTSLQMMDQSSINFSTRSSHLAQDSKINWYLGLFGAMLSRYRIDYHLNGTGAVATDSEVVFGNNEQSFDLNTIVNHNEQSTEGKVVEKSILKNKSKSLFKGMIKINENAAHSNSFLSGRSILLDKDAKSDAIPGLEILTNDVKATHSASVAQMDEEQLFYLGTRCLSKPEAERIIVEGFLEPMSRSMSYQVRAWIAYLIESKWEGKELSINNDEQLKALVEVEETRYNENAEIEQHYKYR; encoded by the coding sequence ATGGAACAAACACTATCCTCAATTCAATCTTCTTTAGTTGAAGAAATTTCATCTTCAAAAAATGAACCTCAATGGCTTAAAGAATATAGAAAAAATTCACTTAGCATCTATAATGAATTGCCTGCTGAGGTATCTCCACTCTATGGAAAATATACTGATGCAAAACGTATGGATCCAGAAATGGTCTCATTATCTATAAACTCCAATTCAAAATTACCTGATTTCCTTTCAAAACGTGTTGAAGAAGTAAAAAAAGAAAATGGTCTGATACAAGTAGGAACTAATATTATTTCTACTAACTTGTCTGACGAATTAAAATCCAAGGGCGTTGTTATTTCATCTATTGATGATGCATTACAACAACATCAAGAACTAATAGAGAAAACAATCAAATCTTCAAATTCTAATGAAGATAAGTATACTGCATTAAACAATGCCGCATTTAATTCTGGATTATTTGTTTACATTCCAAAAAATCAAATCATAGATGAACCAATTCATCTATTTTCTTGCTTGTCTGATGATGGTTTATCAACAATATCTCGAAATATCATAATTGTTGAAGATAATGCTAAAGCAAATCTAGTTCAGGAATTATACTCCCCACAAAATGGAAAACAACAAGCCTATCTTGAATTATTGAATACTAGTATTGGCGCAAATAGTAGTCTTGATGTCACATCACTGCAAATGATGGATCAATCATCAATTAACTTCTCTACTCGAAGTTCACATCTTGCACAGGATTCAAAAATTAACTGGTATCTTGGACTCTTTGGCGCAATGTTGTCTAGATATAGAATTGATTATCATCTTAACGGAACTGGTGCTGTTGCAACTGATTCTGAAGTTGTTTTTGGAAATAATGAACAATCCTTTGATCTAAATACAATTGTAAATCATAATGAACAATCTACTGAAGGCAAAGTTGTAGAAAAATCAATTCTAAAAAATAAATCAAAATCTTTGTTTAAAGGAATGATCAAAATTAATGAAAATGCTGCACATTCAAACTCATTTCTCTCTGGGCGCTCCATCTTATTAGATAAAGATGCAAAATCTGACGCAATCCCTGGCTTAGAGATTCTCACAAATGATGTAAAAGCAACACATTCTGCATCTGTTGCACAAATGGATGAAGAACAACTTTTCTATTTAGGAACACGTTGTCTAAGCAAACCAGAAGCTGAGAGAATTATTGTAGAAGGATTTTTGGAACCAATGTCTCGTTCAATGTCTTACCAAGTGCGTGCCTGGATTGCCTATCTAATTGAATCAAAATGGGAAGGAAAGGAATTATCAATTAACAACGATGAACAATTGAAAGCATTAGTAGAAGTTGAGGAAACTCGCTATAATGAAAATGCTGAGATTGAACAACATTACAAGTATAGGTGA
- a CDS encoding Rieske (2Fe-2S) protein, which produces MTDWIKACSTDNLGQGEMFSFDHNEKKLLLTNMNGKIFATDRTCTHADADLSTGFLTENGLTCPLHLSVFNMDDGKPQNPPAENSLQTYRTKIQDNNILIEV; this is translated from the coding sequence ATGACTGATTGGATTAAGGCATGTAGTACAGACAACTTAGGTCAAGGTGAAATGTTCAGTTTTGATCATAATGAGAAAAAATTACTATTAACAAATATGAATGGAAAAATATTTGCAACTGATAGAACTTGCACTCATGCAGATGCTGATCTATCTACTGGATTTTTAACCGAAAATGGACTAACTTGCCCATTACATCTATCTGTGTTTAACATGGATGATGGTAAACCTCAAAACCCTCCTGCTGAAAACTCATTACAAACTTACAGAACAAAAATACAAGATAATAATATCTTGATTGAGGTGTAA
- a CDS encoding aminotransferase class V-fold PLP-dependent enzyme, with amino-acid sequence MQSTTDSFEDLRKDFPVLNRRVRDDKKLVYFDNAATTQKPNQVIDAISDYYQNHNSNIHRAVHALAEESTEAFEDTRDIVAKFLNIEDSREIIFVRGTTEGINLVAYAWGRDNVNEGDIIVTTEYEHHSNIVPWQLLTQEKKAQLKYIDIDDNGELMLDQLDDYLSTGKVKLVTFSHMSNVLGTISPVKEIVSKCKNAGVKVLIDAAQSVPHMKVNLNEIGCDFFVFSGHKMLGPTGVGVLWAKKEILEKMSPFLGGGDMIREVHKYETTWNDLPYKFEAGTPNIADVIGFAEAIKYLEKIGMENIRKHELELTKYALEEMKKIPGITLYGTKEPEKRGGVVSFNFNSVHPHDVGTLIDKEGVAIRSGHHCAQVLMEKLNVAATNRASFYIYNTKEEVDVLIASLQNVAKVFKL; translated from the coding sequence ATGCAATCCACTACTGATTCCTTTGAAGATCTAAGAAAAGATTTTCCTGTCTTAAACAGACGCGTAAGAGATGATAAAAAATTAGTATACTTTGATAATGCCGCAACTACTCAAAAGCCTAATCAGGTTATAGATGCAATTTCCGATTATTATCAGAACCACAATTCAAACATTCATCGTGCTGTACATGCGTTAGCTGAAGAGTCTACTGAGGCATTTGAAGATACTAGAGATATAGTAGCAAAATTTCTGAATATTGAAGATTCTAGAGAAATTATATTTGTTAGAGGCACAACCGAAGGTATCAATTTAGTTGCATATGCATGGGGTCGTGATAATGTAAATGAAGGTGACATTATTGTTACTACTGAATATGAACATCATTCTAACATTGTTCCATGGCAATTACTTACCCAAGAAAAAAAGGCACAACTCAAATACATTGACATTGACGACAATGGAGAATTGATGCTTGATCAATTGGATGATTATCTTTCAACTGGAAAAGTAAAATTAGTAACATTCAGTCACATGTCAAATGTTTTGGGAACTATATCTCCTGTAAAAGAAATTGTCTCTAAATGTAAAAATGCTGGAGTGAAAGTTTTGATTGACGCTGCACAATCTGTTCCGCACATGAAAGTTAATCTAAATGAAATTGGCTGTGATTTCTTTGTATTTTCTGGTCATAAGATGTTAGGTCCAACAGGCGTTGGTGTTTTATGGGCGAAAAAAGAAATTCTTGAAAAAATGAGTCCTTTCCTTGGAGGTGGTGATATGATTCGTGAAGTTCACAAATATGAAACAACTTGGAATGATTTGCCATACAAATTTGAGGCCGGAACTCCAAATATTGCTGATGTAATTGGATTTGCTGAAGCAATCAAATATCTTGAAAAGATTGGAATGGAGAATATTCGAAAACATGAATTAGAATTAACAAAATATGCTCTTGAAGAAATGAAAAAGATTCCAGGTATTACATTGTATGGTACAAAAGAACCTGAAAAAAGAGGTGGTGTAGTTTCATTTAATTTTAATAGTGTACATCCACACGATGTTGGAACTTTAATTGACAAAGAAGGTGTTGCCATTCGTTCTGGTCATCACTGTGCACAAGTCTTAATGGAAAAACTAAATGTTGCGGCCACAAATCGTGCAAGTTTCTACATATACAATACAAAAGAAGAAGTTGATGTATTAATTGCATCATTACAAAATGTAGCAAAGGTGTTCAAACTATGA
- the sufU gene encoding Fe-S cluster assembly sulfur transfer protein SufU translates to MSGDPIYTEMIIEYSRNPSNFGKIVDAHIHQHDANPLCGDTIDLYLNIDDNKISEVKFDGHGCAICMACSSVLTEMIKGKSLEDVKKFDKDELLSELGLEHLVKTSPVRIKCALLSLKSLKYGIYSYFADKLNDSESAGNLKEEAANLY, encoded by the coding sequence ATGAGTGGAGATCCAATCTATACTGAAATGATTATCGAGTATTCTCGCAATCCTTCTAACTTTGGAAAAATAGTTGATGCGCATATACATCAACATGATGCAAATCCATTATGTGGAGATACTATAGATCTATATCTTAACATTGATGACAACAAGATTAGTGAAGTAAAATTTGATGGACACGGTTGTGCCATCTGTATGGCATGTTCTTCAGTACTTACTGAAATGATTAAAGGAAAAAGTCTTGAAGACGTTAAGAAGTTTGATAAAGACGAATTACTATCTGAACTTGGTTTAGAACACCTCGTCAAAACAAGTCCTGTTCGAATAAAATGTGCATTATTGTCTCTTAAGAGCTTGAAATATGGAATATATTCATATTTTGCTGATAAGCTAAATGATTCTGAATCTGCAGGAAACTTAAAAGAAGAGGCAGCTAATCTATACTAG
- a CDS encoding phosphoglycerate kinase codes for MGILTLDNFDVKDKTVLLRVDMNCPIHPDTCEILGTKRIEEVVETINALDGAKIVVISHQGRVGRDDFVGMEEHAKQLEKFSNKKVRYVADVIGSLAQKEIKEMKNDEIILLDNLRLCAEENYEFSLEESARTIMVQRLKDLFDLFILDSFPSAHRTHPSLVGFAQVLPTCAGRLLEKEVKQLDNILTVAKSPFTVVLGGSKVDDRLKAIKLLIKKERADHVLLTGVIGNVFLRAQGRIKFPLNIKDEDEMVASAHSLIGDHPDVFSTPVDIAVNKDGKRVEIDVRDLAKDDEIFDIGTKTLEHYSKIISSAGTVFMSGPAGFFEKENFQFGTKSMLESIADSMATSIISGGHLTSALRQFNLTEKVSHISTAGGALVRYLTGQKLPMIKCLEDAAERHAKA; via the coding sequence GTGGGCATACTAACATTAGACAATTTTGATGTTAAAGACAAAACAGTGTTACTTCGTGTTGACATGAATTGTCCTATTCATCCAGATACATGTGAAATTTTGGGTACAAAAAGAATCGAAGAGGTGGTAGAGACAATAAATGCATTAGATGGAGCAAAAATTGTTGTCATATCTCATCAAGGAAGAGTTGGTAGAGATGATTTTGTTGGAATGGAAGAACATGCAAAACAATTAGAAAAATTTTCAAATAAAAAAGTCCGATATGTTGCAGATGTGATTGGATCATTAGCTCAAAAAGAGATCAAGGAAATGAAAAATGATGAAATAATTTTACTTGATAATCTTAGATTATGTGCAGAGGAAAACTATGAGTTTTCTTTAGAGGAAAGTGCAAGAACAATTATGGTTCAACGATTGAAGGATTTATTTGATTTATTTATTTTAGATTCATTCCCAAGTGCACACAGAACACATCCATCCCTTGTAGGGTTTGCACAAGTATTACCAACATGTGCAGGACGCTTATTGGAAAAAGAAGTAAAACAATTAGACAATATACTAACTGTTGCAAAATCTCCTTTTACAGTTGTGTTAGGAGGATCAAAAGTTGATGATAGATTAAAAGCAATAAAATTATTAATTAAAAAAGAACGAGCTGATCACGTACTATTAACAGGAGTTATTGGTAATGTTTTCCTACGTGCTCAAGGTAGAATAAAATTTCCATTAAACATTAAAGATGAAGATGAGATGGTAGCAAGTGCTCATTCTTTAATCGGCGATCATCCAGATGTATTTTCAACACCAGTTGATATTGCAGTAAATAAAGATGGAAAGAGAGTCGAGATAGATGTTAGAGATTTAGCAAAAGATGATGAAATATTTGACATAGGTACGAAGACATTGGAACATTATTCAAAAATAATATCTAGTGCAGGAACAGTATTCATGAGCGGACCTGCAGGATTTTTTGAAAAAGAGAATTTTCAGTTTGGGACTAAATCTATGCTGGAATCAATAGCAGATTCCATGGCAACCTCAATAATTAGTGGAGGACATCTAACATCGGCCTTGAGACAATTCAATTTGACTGAGAAAGTCAGTCACATCAGTACTGCCGGAGGAGCATTGGTTAGATATCTTACAGGTCAGAAATTACCTATGATAAAATGCTTGGAAGATGCTGCAGAAAGACACGCTAAAGCGTAG
- a CDS encoding phosphatase PAP2 family protein gives MSQSTMDSEKQFMTSVQESAGNPSIDYGVWLLTESGNVFVMLPFSIILLIIRKTRKIGMILLILLVLSSLLTGYIKCGVDRDRPFLDWLGSELPFEVEPDSFSLFCEGRSWTAGFPSGHAARSAMFAFVMVYVLSEKFPRGVHLIWIYPILMSFSRIYVLQHYPLDVIGGFVLGVLLAGYVSKRLKLYDIFLPRKI, from the coding sequence ATGTCACAATCAACAATGGATTCAGAGAAACAATTTATGACTAGTGTTCAAGAATCTGCTGGAAATCCATCAATTGATTACGGCGTATGGCTTCTAACTGAATCAGGTAATGTCTTTGTGATGCTACCCTTCAGCATCATACTTTTGATTATTAGAAAAACACGAAAAATTGGAATGATTTTACTCATTTTGCTTGTTTTATCTTCACTCCTAACTGGCTATATCAAATGTGGTGTAGACAGGGATAGACCGTTTTTGGATTGGCTTGGAAGTGAACTTCCTTTTGAAGTGGAACCTGATAGTTTTTCACTTTTCTGTGAAGGAAGAAGTTGGACTGCTGGATTCCCTTCAGGTCATGCTGCACGTTCTGCAATGTTTGCATTTGTGATGGTGTATGTATTATCTGAAAAATTCCCTAGAGGTGTCCATTTGATTTGGATCTATCCAATACTAATGTCATTTAGTAGAATCTATGTTTTACAACACTATCCTTTGGATGTAATTGGTGGATTTGTTTTAGGAGTGCTTTTAGCTGGGTATGTCTCAAAAAGATTAAAACTCTATGATATATTCCTACCACGAAAAATCTAA
- a CDS encoding DNA-binding protein: MTTIDEAKNMRSGINVEGTVERKEEIRTVNTKAGSTVDVANAMLVDNGMEIKITLWAEDANNIQNGDKIKIENGYTNEFKGEVQLGKGKFGKLEKI; the protein is encoded by the coding sequence ATGACAACAATTGATGAAGCCAAGAATATGAGATCAGGAATCAATGTTGAAGGTACAGTCGAACGTAAAGAAGAAATTAGAACTGTAAATACGAAAGCTGGTTCAACAGTTGATGTTGCAAACGCAATGCTTGTAGACAATGGAATGGAAATTAAAATTACATTGTGGGCAGAAGATGCAAACAATATTCAAAATGGCGACAAAATAAAAATTGAGAACGGATATACAAACGAGTTCAAAGGAGAAGTCCAACTCGGAAAAGGTAAATTCGGAAAGCTTGAGAAAATCTAG
- a CDS encoding HD domain-containing protein, which produces MNQLENLKKIAKIKLAKNDPAHDFEHVMRVYRNAEKICKTESGNKKLILSAVLLHDIIKTKNCKDSALKSAKLSEKILKENNFHDDEIKIISNAIKQHSFSKGKIPSTIEGKILQDSDRLDAIGAIGLARVFSFSGSNNRPFYDPNDPFSKNRVLNDNRWALDHFYEKLLTLEKKMNTKTGKNLAKKRTKILKNFLKELKNEI; this is translated from the coding sequence ATGAATCAACTTGAAAATTTAAAAAAAATAGCTAAAATCAAACTTGCAAAAAATGATCCTGCACATGATTTTGAACATGTAATGAGAGTATACCGAAATGCTGAAAAAATATGTAAAACTGAAAGTGGAAACAAGAAATTAATTTTATCTGCTGTATTACTTCATGATATAATAAAAACAAAAAATTGTAAGGATTCAGCTCTAAAAAGTGCGAAACTTTCTGAAAAAATTTTAAAAGAAAATAATTTTCATGATGATGAAATCAAAATAATCTCTAACGCAATCAAACAACATAGTTTTTCAAAAGGTAAAATTCCCTCAACGATTGAAGGAAAAATTCTACAAGATTCTGATAGATTGGATGCTATTGGCGCTATCGGTTTAGCACGAGTTTTTTCATTTAGTGGGTCAAATAATAGACCTTTTTATGATCCAAATGACCCTTTTTCAAAGAATAGAGTTCTTAATGATAATAGATGGGCTTTAGACCATTTTTATGAGAAATTGCTCACATTAGAAAAAAAAATGAACACAAAGACTGGTAAAAATCTTGCAAAAAAACGTACAAAAATTTTAAAAAATTTTCTTAAAGAACTTAAAAATGAGATTTAA
- the hemB gene encoding porphobilinogen synthase, protein MANFPETRLRRLRTNQKMRDLVQEVSISPKDLICPVFVEEGIEAKKQINSMPAMERLPLSEVVNEVNTISELGIPAIMLFGIPSEKDDEGTSAFVEHGIVQKAISEVRKNFGDKIVIMADVCLCQYTTSGHCGHIHDNKIDNDSSLITLGKIAVSQAKAGVDVVSPSAMMDGQVKAIRKALDDEGFTDVAIMSHSAKHRSNFYSPFRDAAECAPQFSDRRTYQVPFTNPREAMREVETDVNEGVDIVMIKPALTYLDLISETRRRFNVPVAAYSVSGEYALVKGAAMQGWIDEDEMTKEILYSIKRAGADMIVTYFAKHIAEKL, encoded by the coding sequence ATGGCAAATTTTCCTGAAACAAGATTACGAAGATTGAGAACAAATCAAAAAATGAGAGATTTAGTTCAAGAAGTCTCAATTTCACCAAAAGATTTGATCTGCCCAGTTTTTGTTGAAGAAGGAATTGAAGCAAAAAAACAAATCAACTCAATGCCGGCAATGGAAAGACTTCCATTATCAGAGGTAGTTAACGAAGTCAATACTATTTCAGAATTAGGGATTCCTGCAATCATGTTATTTGGAATTCCAAGTGAAAAAGATGATGAAGGAACATCAGCATTTGTAGAACATGGAATAGTTCAAAAAGCAATATCAGAGGTCCGTAAAAATTTTGGTGATAAAATTGTCATAATGGCAGATGTTTGTCTTTGTCAGTATACAACATCAGGACATTGTGGACATATTCATGACAATAAGATTGATAACGATTCTAGTCTAATTACATTAGGAAAAATTGCAGTAAGTCAAGCAAAAGCAGGAGTAGATGTCGTTTCACCTTCAGCAATGATGGATGGACAAGTAAAGGCAATTAGAAAAGCGCTAGATGATGAAGGATTTACAGATGTGGCAATTATGTCACACTCAGCAAAACATAGATCAAACTTCTACTCACCATTTAGAGATGCAGCAGAATGTGCACCACAATTTAGTGATAGACGTACATATCAAGTTCCATTTACAAATCCAAGAGAAGCAATGAGAGAAGTTGAAACAGATGTGAATGAAGGAGTAGATATTGTGATGATTAAACCTGCATTGACATATTTAGATTTGATTTCAGAGACTAGAAGACGATTCAATGTTCCAGTTGCAGCATACAGTGTTTCAGGTGAATATGCACTTGTCAAAGGTGCAGCAATGCAAGGATGGATAGATGAAGATGAAATGACAAAGGAAATATTGTATTCAATAAAGCGTGCAGGTGCTGATATGATTGTTACATATTTTGCAAAACATATAGCAGAAAAGTTGTAA